In a genomic window of candidate division WOR-3 bacterium:
- a CDS encoding TetR/AcrR family transcriptional regulator: MNRRQREMEHRRETMLKTAKELFLKRGYDAVSLGEIAEKAEFSRITMYSYFKGKADLLVAVIAEAFMDEIIKYGQMLKDTDSNYEKLKKYGIHEYKIFRQYPGFHILIVRFRQYRLEKENISERNIKLLNDSDEIASKLFFEILTDGIKKGEFREDLDIELSRHFFSKAVFAIVHPYVFKTEKDLSKLENELDYLLRAFIK, translated from the coding sequence ATGAACAGAAGACAAAGAGAAATGGAACATAGAAGAGAGACGATGCTCAAAACGGCAAAAGAGCTTTTTCTTAAAAGAGGCTATGATGCCGTTTCTTTGGGTGAAATCGCCGAAAAGGCTGAATTCTCGAGAATAACCATGTATTCGTACTTCAAGGGCAAGGCGGATCTTCTGGTCGCGGTTATTGCCGAAGCCTTCATGGACGAAATCATTAAATACGGCCAAATGCTTAAAGACACGGATTCAAATTACGAAAAACTAAAAAAGTACGGCATTCACGAATATAAAATTTTCAGACAATACCCGGGATTCCACATATTGATTGTCAGGTTCAGGCAGTACAGACTTGAAAAAGAAAACATTTCAGAAAGAAATATAAAACTGCTGAACGATAGCGATGAAATAGCATCAAAACTGTTTTTCGAAATACTGACCGATGGCATAAAGAAAGGAGAATTCAGAGAGGATCTCGACATAGAGCTTTCCCGACATTTTTTTTCAAAAGCCGTCTTCGCTATTGTTCACCCGTACGTTTTTAAAACAGAAAAAGATTTGTCTAAACTCGAAAATGAACTCGATTATCTGCTGAGGGCTTTCATTAAGTGA
- a CDS encoding PQQ-binding-like beta-propeller repeat protein, whose translation MISKNSMSPKMAVFVLFLFVGIDIVASTGQIGEFLTNLQTSFIYEPLSDEMSGAPCVLKDPSEYAGYRPATFRTSDGMKGWSLQLPEGFPLATPAYDDGILFVGGGFGSYSFYAVNAENGRIKWAVNTGDDGPTAAVVKNGIVVFNTESCVIYALKARDGQDVWHRWLGDPLMSQPAISGRKVFMAYPGANGHVLACFDLFTGVNYWNKSIVSDIISAPVVCDSEIYLSTFDGMVYCYKTKDGEELWRENYNASSAPWIYGDKIYTSMRQDEEILDKTGTSFIQRFEGLGYFERGSGRQINETPINYMTADYLNADRTSASGQQQADLDAQVGFSSTPSTAQLGLAEENVGVFSVSGAWSYQGSRPLIYDSDLFSAQGDVVTRNDPESGEMIWQYEYQDTLECGRALTPPAIVNDKIFVGSSTGEILCLDAGNGNLLWSYNCGEPIVFQPSVMDGKIFWGTTLGKIFCLETGDEDNTGWAMWGGNSEHNGWVE comes from the coding sequence ATGATTTCAAAAAATTCTATGTCGCCTAAAATGGCTGTTTTTGTGTTGTTTTTGTTTGTGGGGATTGATATCGTCGCCTCAACCGGTCAAATCGGCGAATTCTTAACAAATCTGCAAACAAGCTTTATTTACGAACCGTTGTCCGATGAAATGAGCGGCGCTCCCTGTGTTTTGAAGGATCCTTCCGAATATGCCGGCTATAGACCGGCCACTTTCAGAACATCAGACGGAATGAAAGGCTGGTCTCTTCAGTTGCCGGAAGGATTCCCTCTTGCGACGCCGGCTTATGACGACGGAATTCTTTTTGTCGGAGGCGGGTTCGGATCCTATTCATTTTATGCGGTAAACGCCGAAAACGGCAGGATAAAATGGGCGGTAAACACCGGAGACGACGGCCCGACTGCCGCCGTTGTTAAAAACGGAATCGTCGTTTTCAACACTGAATCATGCGTGATTTACGCTTTGAAAGCCCGTGACGGTCAAGACGTCTGGCACAGGTGGCTTGGTGATCCCCTAATGAGCCAACCCGCTATATCAGGAAGAAAAGTCTTTATGGCGTATCCGGGTGCGAACGGCCATGTTCTGGCCTGCTTTGACCTTTTCACGGGAGTAAACTATTGGAACAAAAGCATCGTCTCCGACATAATATCGGCTCCTGTCGTCTGCGACAGCGAAATATACCTATCGACCTTCGACGGCATGGTGTATTGCTATAAAACTAAAGACGGAGAAGAACTCTGGAGAGAAAACTACAACGCCAGCTCTGCTCCCTGGATATACGGCGACAAAATTTACACGAGCATGAGGCAGGACGAAGAGATTTTGGACAAAACAGGTACCTCCTTCATTCAAAGATTTGAAGGCTTGGGATACTTCGAAAGAGGCAGCGGAAGACAGATCAACGAGACTCCCATAAATTACATGACAGCAGATTACTTAAACGCCGACAGGACATCCGCGTCGGGGCAGCAGCAGGCAGATCTTGACGCCCAGGTAGGTTTCTCATCAACTCCTTCGACCGCTCAACTCGGGCTTGCCGAGGAAAACGTTGGGGTTTTTTCCGTATCGGGTGCCTGGTCCTACCAGGGATCAAGACCCCTGATATACGATTCCGACCTCTTCAGCGCTCAGGGTGACGTGGTAACCAGAAACGATCCGGAGTCCGGAGAAATGATTTGGCAGTATGAGTATCAGGACACTCTTGAATGCGGGAGAGCTCTGACTCCTCCAGCCATCGTCAATGATAAAATATTTGTTGGAAGCAGTACGGGCGAGATTCTTTGCCTGGACGCCGGCAATGGAAACCTGTTATGGAGTTACAACTGCGGCGAACCGATTGTTTTTCAGCCTTCAGTCATGGATGGAAAGATTTTCTGGGGCACCACCCTGGGTAAAATCTTCTGTCTGGAAACAGGCGATGAAGACAACACAGGATGGGCGATGTGGGGTGGTAACAGCGAGCACAATGGCTGGGTGGAATGA
- a CDS encoding sulfurtransferase TusA family protein, giving the protein MEDMIVDARGLSCPQPVLETLSAIKKFEEGSIIVLVDTTTSRDNVRRAAEKKGFKTEIEVSNGGEFRVKLSK; this is encoded by the coding sequence ATGGAAGATATGATTGTAGACGCCCGGGGCTTATCATGCCCGCAGCCGGTTCTCGAAACTCTTTCCGCCATAAAGAAATTCGAAGAAGGGTCGATAATCGTCTTGGTAGACACGACTACGTCGAGGGACAACGTCAGGAGGGCGGCTGAAAAAAAAGGATTTAAAACAGAAATTGAAGTTTCAAACGGGGGCGAATTCAGGGTAAAATTGTCGAAATAA
- a CDS encoding YedE-related selenium metabolism membrane protein gives MTKFFSSKPGIVISGAVIGLVAVLLQKFGNPANMGVCVACFERDIAGALGLHRNAAVQYIRPEIIGFVLGAMASALIFREFKPRGGSSPLVRFFLGMFAMIGALVFLGCPWRALLRLSAGDGNAISGILGLFSGVVAGSIFLKKGYSLGKSVKTSYAGGLVFPIFMIALFLFLIFRVSFGEGAPIFFSETGPGSIFAPVLISLGAGLLIGFLAQRSRFCTMGAVRDVVLIKDWHLMSGVTALVLTALVTNIILKQFHAGFVLQPVSHSSHVWNFLGMALAGLAFALAGGCPGRQLFLSGEGDQDAGVFIAGMIVGAGFSHNFLLASSPDKLSEAGTILVGGPGLFGKYAVIMGLLFCLFVGFTMKSLKIKKGE, from the coding sequence ATAACGAAATTTTTCTCGTCAAAACCTGGGATCGTGATATCAGGGGCGGTAATAGGATTAGTCGCAGTCCTCCTGCAGAAATTTGGCAACCCCGCCAACATGGGAGTCTGCGTCGCATGTTTCGAAAGGGACATAGCAGGAGCGCTCGGGCTTCACAGGAACGCAGCTGTCCAGTACATCCGCCCCGAGATAATAGGCTTCGTTCTTGGCGCGATGGCATCGGCGCTGATTTTCAGGGAATTCAAGCCGAGGGGAGGATCTTCTCCTCTCGTAAGATTTTTCCTCGGAATGTTCGCGATGATAGGTGCTCTGGTATTCCTGGGTTGTCCCTGGAGAGCTCTTTTAAGGCTGTCAGCCGGCGACGGCAACGCAATATCAGGCATACTGGGACTTTTTTCAGGAGTAGTCGCAGGGTCAATATTTTTAAAGAAAGGTTATTCTCTTGGGAAAAGCGTCAAAACTTCATACGCCGGCGGACTCGTTTTTCCTATTTTCATGATAGCTCTTTTTCTTTTTCTCATTTTCAGAGTTTCTTTCGGCGAAGGAGCGCCGATATTCTTCAGCGAAACCGGGCCCGGTTCTATATTCGCACCTGTTCTGATATCCCTGGGTGCAGGTCTTTTAATAGGATTTTTAGCCCAGAGGTCGAGATTCTGCACGATGGGTGCGGTCAGAGACGTCGTTCTCATAAAGGACTGGCACCTCATGAGTGGCGTAACGGCTCTGGTATTAACCGCTTTGGTCACGAACATAATATTAAAACAGTTCCACGCCGGATTCGTTCTTCAGCCGGTTTCGCATTCATCTCATGTCTGGAATTTTCTCGGCATGGCTCTTGCAGGTCTTGCTTTCGCTCTGGCCGGCGGATGCCCGGGAAGGCAGTTGTTTCTTTCGGGAGAAGGAGACCAGGACGCCGGCGTTTTTATCGCGGGCATGATAGTCGGCGCGGGATTTTCTCACAATTTCCTGCTCGCGTCGTCTCCCGATAAATTGAGCGAAGCAGGGACGATCTTAGTGGGAGGTCCGGGGCTTTTCGGGAAATACGCCGTAATCATGGGGTTGTTGTTCTGCCTGTTTGTAGGTTTTACTATGAAAAGCCTGAAAATAAAAAAAGGAGAATGA
- the selD gene encoding selenide, water dikinase SelD, with protein sequence MLKKLDVRKDSRVLAGIESSDDAGIYILNGETALVQTIDFITPIVDDPFSFGRIAAANSLSDIYAMGGTPLTVLNVCCFPVGKLENAVFIEILKGAMSAVDESGAFLVGGHSIEDKELKFGLSVTGQVHPSKLWKNNTPKAGDSLVLTKPLGTGIISTAIKAGIASEADVKEIVASMSALNMIAAETAKKYSPSACTDVTGFGLIGHLREMITGSGTGAEVQTCMVPLFSSVLDHASSGMIPGGGGANKKAYGCSVNIKGGIDDLIFEVLFDPQTSGGLLMALSDADNYVEDLVEKGLKASVIGRFTDREGKIELV encoded by the coding sequence TTGCTTAAAAAACTGGACGTCAGAAAAGACTCCCGTGTCCTGGCAGGCATTGAGAGCTCTGACGACGCCGGCATCTATATCCTTAACGGAGAGACGGCTCTCGTTCAGACCATTGATTTCATTACTCCTATAGTGGACGACCCTTTTTCGTTTGGCAGAATAGCGGCGGCAAATTCTCTGAGCGACATATACGCGATGGGGGGTACTCCTTTGACTGTCCTGAACGTGTGCTGTTTCCCCGTCGGAAAGCTCGAAAATGCGGTTTTCATAGAAATACTCAAGGGTGCTATGAGCGCAGTGGATGAGTCCGGCGCATTTCTTGTCGGAGGGCATTCGATAGAAGATAAAGAGCTGAAGTTCGGACTGTCCGTCACCGGTCAAGTCCATCCGTCAAAGTTGTGGAAGAACAACACTCCGAAAGCCGGCGACAGTTTGGTTTTGACCAAACCGCTGGGCACGGGGATAATTTCTACCGCCATTAAAGCCGGAATAGCCTCTGAAGCCGACGTCAAAGAGATAGTCGCATCGATGTCCGCGCTGAATATGATAGCCGCGGAGACGGCAAAAAAATATTCTCCGAGCGCCTGTACTGACGTCACTGGATTTGGACTGATTGGTCATCTGAGAGAGATGATAACAGGTTCAGGTACGGGAGCTGAGGTTCAAACATGTATGGTGCCGCTTTTTTCTTCGGTACTCGATCACGCCTCTTCGGGCATGATACCGGGGGGAGGAGGCGCGAACAAAAAAGCCTACGGATGCTCCGTGAACATAAAAGGCGGAATTGACGATCTGATATTTGAAGTCCTTTTCGACCCCCAGACATCGGGAGGGCTTCTTATGGCTCTGTCCGATGCTGATAATTACGTGGAAGATCTCGTCGAAAAAGGATTGAAAGCCAGCGTGATAGGCAGATTTACCGACAGAGAAGGAAAAATCGAACTGGTTTAA
- a CDS encoding aminotransferase class V-fold PLP-dependent enzyme translates to MNLIYLDNSATSWPKPPEVIEAVRAFMEYPGSSPSRGSHRMSVEAGRMAYECREEMAGFFGLKDPLRVVFTLNATESINTVLFGLLDPGDHVVTTSLEHNAVMRPLNYLREIKSVEYTALQASEQGEIDPRDFEKAINKNTKMFIVNHCSNVIGSIAPVEEIGAITREHGLLFLVDAAQSAGEFEIDMHKMNIDLLAVTGHKLLYGPMGIGALLVGNKVDEKKMRPLKRGGTGSFSVEECQPNFFPDKLESGTMNAVGAAGLLAGLRWVKKTGLKNILNGARKKFLRFTQQLEEIQEVKVYKSFSPQKQSGTFSVTIDGVSVSEAGGILDEKYGIQSRVGLHCSPSCHRTIGTYPDGTIRLAPGYFTGEDEIDYTVKAITEIAGRCKSA, encoded by the coding sequence ATGAACCTGATTTATCTGGACAATTCAGCAACTTCGTGGCCGAAACCGCCTGAAGTTATCGAGGCCGTGAGGGCTTTCATGGAATATCCCGGATCCAGTCCGTCGAGGGGTTCGCACCGGATGTCGGTTGAGGCAGGACGCATGGCTTACGAATGCCGCGAAGAGATGGCGGGTTTCTTCGGTTTGAAAGATCCGTTGAGAGTGGTTTTTACATTGAATGCTACAGAATCAATAAACACCGTACTTTTCGGACTGCTGGATCCGGGAGACCACGTTGTGACGACCTCTCTCGAACACAACGCAGTCATGAGGCCTCTTAATTATTTGAGAGAAATAAAATCCGTCGAGTACACTGCGTTGCAGGCTTCGGAGCAAGGTGAAATTGATCCCAGGGATTTCGAAAAAGCGATAAACAAGAACACGAAAATGTTCATCGTAAATCACTGTTCAAACGTTATAGGATCGATTGCGCCGGTCGAAGAGATAGGCGCAATAACGCGTGAACACGGATTGCTTTTCCTCGTCGATGCCGCTCAGAGCGCGGGTGAATTCGAAATTGACATGCATAAAATGAACATAGATCTTCTGGCTGTGACAGGGCATAAACTGCTCTACGGCCCCATGGGTATCGGAGCTCTTCTCGTAGGAAACAAAGTGGACGAAAAAAAAATGAGGCCGCTGAAAAGAGGAGGAACGGGAAGTTTTTCTGTTGAAGAATGTCAGCCCAATTTTTTCCCCGACAAACTCGAAAGCGGGACTATGAACGCGGTTGGAGCGGCCGGACTTTTAGCCGGCCTTAGATGGGTAAAAAAAACCGGCTTGAAAAATATTCTAAACGGCGCCAGAAAAAAATTTTTAAGGTTTACCCAACAACTCGAAGAAATACAAGAGGTGAAAGTTTACAAATCATTTTCGCCTCAAAAGCAGTCCGGAACTTTTTCGGTGACTATAGACGGTGTAAGCGTAAGCGAAGCGGGAGGCATACTCGACGAAAAATACGGAATACAATCGAGAGTGGGATTGCACTGCAGTCCTTCCTGCCACAGGACCATAGGCACGTATCCGGACGGAACTATACGCCTGGCGCCGGGGTATTTTACGGGAGAAGACGAAATTGATTACACCGTCAAAGCGATCACTGAAATTGCCGGAAGGTGTAAAAGTGCCTGA
- a CDS encoding DUF3343 domain-containing protein: MPDSELFGVVLFHSVSSAFKLESILRTKNVRTKLVPTPRHLDSDCGTSLRFSWEDYEKVKEEVNRSAVEIKDIRKL; encoded by the coding sequence GTGCCTGACAGCGAATTATTTGGCGTCGTGTTATTTCATTCGGTGTCATCGGCTTTCAAACTTGAGAGTATACTCCGTACAAAGAATGTCCGGACAAAACTGGTTCCTACTCCGCGCCATTTGGATTCAGACTGTGGAACGAGCCTGAGATTTTCGTGGGAGGATTACGAGAAAGTGAAGGAGGAAGTTAACCGATCGGCTGTAGAAATCAAAGACATCCGTAAGTTGTAA